TTACCTCTCCTTTAGTTAGTCGGCTAACTAATTATACCATACACAGTATATGAAACAACATTTGTGCCTGAATTCACAAAAAAAGTACATCGTTATTACGATGTACTTCAGTTTAGTCGCTTTCCATACCATTCTTTTTATAAAAGTATATGAAGAGTCCAATACTAATAACTGTACACGCGATGAGTACGCCAATTTGTACTAACTCAAGACTGTATGCCTCGCCAAGGTTGAACGCCTTCAACATGTCTGATAACATACCCGTATAAATAAAACGGGATGCTGTTGCCATGGACTCATTGAATACTGAAAATGTTGGTAACATTGCTAAGATAAGTGTAATTGGCATCATGATGTTGTTTGCGTTGACTTGTGACTTAGAGTAAATTCCCACCACAAGACCCACAACACAACTGATCAGTGACGCTACAACGGTAAGTGCTGTAAACATGATAAAGTTAATGTTTGCGATGTTAATACCACTCACGAATACAAGTAAGAAGTTTACAGCTACCGTAACCAAGAATGGTGGTAGCAAGCTTCCGATAAAGAAATGCTTTGCATTGACTGAAGAGGTCATCAATGTTCGAAGCGTATTTTTCTCTTTCTCTTCAGCAAGTGGAAGTGCCGTCATCATGACCGCCCCCATACCAATATTCATCGAAACGCCCATTGATAGCGCCATTCCAAACATATAATCAAGCATCTCTGGATCTGTTGCCATTGTTCCATACAGAACCCTCATTAAGATCGTGATTCCAACTGCCATGAGTGGTCCGGTGAGTGCTGATGTATTGGTCATCAACATCTTTGTTTTTAATTTCATCATTACGAATGCTTTTCTCATACTAAACTCCTTCCCGAAACTTTAATAAATACTTCTTCCAATGTCGGCTCACAAGAATGAATTGTTTCGACATTTCCTTCTGATAAATGTTGATTAAGAATTGCGATATGTTCCTTACTCTCGTTGAGATGAACGATATCATCATTTTTCAAACGAACCTTAAAGGTCTTCTCTTGATTGTGACGCAAGCAAATTTCTTCAGGTGTTCCATGTTCAACAATGACACCATCATTCAGTAAAGCAATTTTATCGCAGAGTTTGGTTGCTTCTTCCATATTGTGTGTTGTCAAGAAAATCGACATTCCCTCACCCTTCAATTCCAAGAACATATCTTGGATTTGATTGGCAGTTGCAGGATCTAGGCCACTTGTTGGTTCATCGAGAAAAAGCAATCTGGGTTTGTGGAGAATCGCACGTGCCAAAACGAGGCGTTGCTTTTGTCCCTTTGATAGTTTACCCGCTTGATGTTTTTTATGACCTTCCAAACCAACTTTTGATAGGAGAACATCAATACGGTCTTCTTCAACTTTAAAGAGATCCGCAAATATCTTGAGATTATCGTATACCGAGAGTTTCTCATAGATACCACTTGTATCCGTTACAATTCCAATTTGTTCATAAATGGCTTCATTAATCGTCGATGCATCTTTCCCCAAGACTTGGGCATCACCACGTGTTTGCCCCAATTGGCCTGTTGCAATTTTTATCGTTGTAGTTTTACCCGATCCACTGGGTCCCAAGAACCCAAATATTTCCCCTTTGCCAATTTCAAAGCTGATATCCTTAAGAGCAACGTGGTTGTTGAACTCTTTACGGACATTTTTCATTTGAAGAATACTCGGCTTTGCTTTCGTATTTAATTGATAAATTTCATTCATATTCTTACCTCCCTGATATTTAAAATTATACGTTGTAGAATGACAATTTTTATAAACTTAAAGTAAAATTACGAAAGGTGTAGATTTTAGTGCAAATTCACAACTTTGTCCAAGTAAACTTGGCGTGCTATAATACTGAAAAGAGGTAACACTATGGAGAACTATGGGAGTACATTTCGCGAATTGCGACAGAATAAGGGTTATACACTAAAAGAAGTCGCTGCGGGAATCATGAGCGTGACTGCTCTCTCAAATTTCGAAAATGGTATATCTGATATCAAATCAACGAATCTATTCAAATTGCTTTTTCGGATTCAAGTATCGACTTCAGAGTTTCTTTACACCCATGATCAATTTGGAAACGTGGACCTGAATCGCATTATTCAAAATATTGAAAGTGCTCGAAATTCTAACGAAGATGCAGCACTCACATTAAGGAATTTGGGCACTACCTACCAGACATTATATTTGCGTACGCAAGAAAAACACTTTCAATACGTCGCAATTCTGTGTGAGTATATGGCTGACCCAGAGTGTTTGAGTTCTGGGAGTAAGCGAGTCTTACAGCACTATCTTTTAAACGTCAAGCGATTTGATGAATTTGAATTCTATCTTATGCAATACTTGAGTGAGTTCTTTACAACTACTGAACTTGCTGCGCTCTACACGCGTATGGATAAAGACATTACGAATCTCTCCCCTTTTACAAAAACGAACCGTCATCATATTTATATCAATCGTTGCTTTCATTTAATCCGTCGTAGCGAAGTGAAACTTGCACGATTGACTTTGGATGCATACAAGCGTATTGAACCAATTCCAAAAATCGAAAGTATCGAGAAATTCATACTTGCGCGTTTTCTTGATGGTCTTATCCAAATCGCTGAAGGTAAATCAGAGGGTGAATCGTTATGCCGTGAATCCTTGCATGCTTTTTCAATACTTGACGGTTTCGAGGATGCACTCGCAAAACTTGATTCATGGATTGCATTCGCTAAAGACCTCAATATGGAAGGGGCGACAGTATGAGTAATTATGGACCAACATTTCGCAAATTGCGGATTGAGAAGGGCTTTTCGAGTAAGGAAGTTGCGGCGGGAATCCTAAGCGTCACGGCACTGGCAAACTTTGAAAATGGAGCATCCGATATAAAATTCAACAAACTCATTAAGTTACTTAATCGAATTTGTGTCGACCTTGCCTATTTCACGTACTTAAGTGATGATACAGCTTCCGATGATATTCATCGCATTCTATCCGAGATCATGGATTTAGCGCACAGTGATGCAATCTCGACATATGGCACCAATAGACTCTATGAGAAATACCGTGACCTTTATCAATCAACACACGAAAGTGCTCATTATCTTGTGAGTATTTATAACAACTTTTCTTCAGGAGTCGATCGAGTCACCCCCGAAGAAATTGCCTTCTATCGCAATCACATTCAATCGATTACAATGATGAATGAATTCGAACTGTATCTCATGAGCGCAACAAGTGAGTTTTTCTCAATCGAAGAACTTAAAGATATTGATGATCGCAAAAGTGAAGACATTTTATCGCTCCCCCCCAGTTCAATCATCGAAATTAACCATATCTATATTAATCAGTGCTTTCACTATCTCCGTCGCAATAACGTTGCCTTAGCAAAACATAGTATTGCTTTGCTTGATGCTTTGAATCTTCCTAAGAATTTTGAAAACAGCGTTTCATACTTCTTCCGTCATTTCATTACGGGACTTGTTGATATTTTACAAGGGAACATGGATGGTAAGAAACGATGTTATCAATTATTAGACGTAATGGAAACATTCCCTGCATATCAGCCAACAATTCGACAACTTCACCTTTGGACTGAAGTCATCGAGAAGATGTACAACGATAACAACGCATTGAATACTGGGTCAAAGTAGTAAAGTATTGCACCAAAAAAGAAGTGATTGGACTCATTTAAGAGCACGATCACTTCTTTCTTTTTATAGTAGATTGCTAGAATATAATCCAGACAATTGCGATAAGAACAGCTGAAATAAGGAGTACTACGGGTAAGAATGTTATGAGTGCTGCCAATGATATGGCAAGCGCATCATTTTTTTCAAACTCGACGTCTTTAAACTTTTCAGTTATTTCGTCTTCCGTCAATAACTTCTTCTTTCGTTTACGTCCAAACATATTATTTCTTCAAGTTACAAGCAACAAAGTGGTTATCACCAACTTGATGCCAGTCTGTATCGGCAACCGCATTTACGCGGAAGTTCTCAAAGTCATAAACATCGTTCTCAGCTTCGTAGAAGTCTAAGGCGTCGTTTTTTACGTCTTTACGTGAGTTAATATCAGTCTTCAAGAATGCAGCTAACAAACGTTTCGTATATGGATGTTTTGCATCGTTGAATATTGTAAGAATTGGTGCAGCTTCAACAATTTTACCACCATACATAACAATAACATCATCGGCCATTTGGCTAATAACCCCAAGGTCATGGGTAATAAAGAGAATTGATGTATCAGAGTTTTGTTTCAGATCATTCATCAATTTTAAGATTTCTGCTTGAATAATTACGTCAAGTGCAGTTGTAGGCTCATCCGCAATCAAGAGTTTTGGATTACATGCTAAAGCCATCGCAATCATAACACGTTGACTCATCCCACCTGATAGTTGGAATGGGTAACTGTTTAAGACGTTTTTTGCATTGGTAATCTTAACCGCTTCAAGAAGTTGTAACGAACGATCATACGCTTCTTTCTTTGACATTCCACGGTGAAGGATTAAGACTTCACTGATTTGTCGTTTAACGGTAAGAACTGGGTTTAAACTTGTCATCGGTTCTTGGAAAATAACCGAAACTTCGTTCCCACGGTACTTGCGTAATTCATTTTCGGAAAGTTCCGAAATCACTTTACCATCAAGGATAATTTCACCCTCATAGATTTTTTGGTTTGGTTCAAAAAGTTTGAGAATGGACATTGCTGTCTGACTCTTTCCACTTCCTGACTCACCAACAATCCCAAGTGTGCGTCCTTTTTCAAGTTTAAAGCTAACGCCATTTACGGCTTTAACCAAACCACGTTTGGTATCAAAGTAAGTGTGTAAGTTTTTTACCTCTAATAGACTCATGCGCTTACCTCCTCATCTGATTTTAGAAGACGACATGCAACAAAGTGATCCGGAGATACTTCGAACCAGTCTTTATCTGCTTCACCTGTTTCTTTGTAGGTGAAGTCGAAACGACTGTCATGTGTTTCTTCAAGAATTTTTTGAATTTCTTCCTCTTCGGACTTCATGCGTGGAATCGCTGCAAGCAAGGCCTTTGTATAAGGATGTTGTGGATTTGAGAAGATTTCTTCTGCAGGTGCTAACTCTACTAAGTTACCAAAGTACATAACACCAATACGGTCACTAATATAACGGACGACACCAAGGTCATGCGTAATAAAGAGGTATGTTAAGTTATTCTCTTCTTTTAAATCTTGGAGTAAGTTAATGACTTGTGACTGGATTGAAACATCAAGTGCAGAAACAGCTTCATCACAAACGATGAATTTAGGGTTCAAGGCTAACGCACGTGCAATTCCGATACGTTGGCGTTGTCCACCCGAGAACTGGTGTGGATAACGATGAATGAATTTTGCATCCAATCCACATTTTTCCATGATGTCAATGATGTAGTCATTGTATTCTTTACTCTTGTTATTTGGGAAAATCTTATGAGCGATTAACCCCTCACCAATGATATTACCAACTGTTAAGCGGGGATCAAGTGATGAATACGGATCTTGGAAAATAATTTGTAAGTCTTTACGGAGTAAGCGAATTTCCTTCTTCGTAAGGGATGACAAATCAATACCATTGTCCAATTTTGATTCGAATTTATCGAAGTCGGTGTTGTTTACAAGGGTATCTTTAAGTTTTTGTACATCTTGCTTCGCTGCATCATTTGCGACACTTGCGGCTTCAAATTCTTTTTTCAATCCATCGACGGTCTTTGAAGCAACGCCTGTTGCTTTCGCACGTTGTTCTTCGGCATCAATTTTTAAGTGAAGGTTTGCGACTGCAGAACCTTTTTCATATTGTGCAACAAGTAATTTTGTAACTTCATCCAAGTTGCTGTGTGTTAACAGTCCACCCGCAAGACGGAAGATGTTTCCGTACTTTGTATCATAATCGATACGTGCTACACGAAGTGCTTCATTCGATGTTAAGAATGCATCACCGCTTGCAGTTTTTGCTGCAACCTTCAATGCATCAAGGTTTGCTTTATCTTTAGCATGGTCTGGGAACACTTTAGGAATTGATGTGTATACTTTTTTAACGTAATTTGGCATCATTCCTTCAATTGTTTCACCATAGTAGAGTGTATCGCCACCTGTTTGGTCATAAAGTTGGATTAGAGTACGTCCGAATGTAGATTTACCACATCCAGACTCTCCTACTAAACCTAATGTTTCCCCTTCAAGAATATCAATTGTGATGTTCTTGTTTGCTTTTACATATTCTTGAGTACGTTGGAATACGCTTGTTTTCTTAATTGGAAAATATTTTTGTAAATGTTCAACTTTTAGAATTACTTTATCTTTTGAAATTGTCATATTCTACGCCTCCTATTTCTGATTCGATCGTGGGTCCATAGCATCTCTCAATGCGTCCCCAATAAAGTTAACGGATAATGCTGTTGCAAGAACACAGACGGATGGAAGAATCCATTGCCACATGTAGTTCTCAAGAACATAAGTCTTTGCAGCACCAGTCAACATATTACCCCATGATGGGCTTGGAGGTGTAACACCAAAACCAAGATAGGATAGACCCGCTTCAGTTAGTAAACTTCCCGCGTATCCAAGTGTCATGCTAACGATGATGAAACTTACGACTGAAGGCAAGATATGCTTAAGCATGATTGCACCTTCTTTAAGTCCAAGAGCACGCGCTGCAAGCACGAAGTCTTTCTCACGTTCAGCCAAGATTTGTCCACGAACAAGGCGTGCAACTCCTGGCCAACTGATAACACCAAGAATAACCATGATCATTGTGATTCGGACTTCTTGTGATGTTTCGATTGGTAAGAATGCGGACAATGTGATTGCTAAAGGAATGAATGGGAATGCCGATACAACTTCTGCAAAACGCATCAATAAGTTATCGACCCATTTACCATAGTAACCCGCAATCAACCCGACAAACACACCAATAATTGTTGAAATAATCATCGCAACCGCACCAACAGTTAATGAGATACGACCACCTTGTAGCAAGCGTGTTAAGACATCACGTCCAAACGCATCCGATCCAAGACGGAATCCGTTATTACCCCATCCGGTGACTTGGTTGTCTGATGAGATCGCATAACTGCTGAAGAAGTCTCCATGAATTGATTCGATATTGCCATTTTTCACAGCCGTTGGAAGTTCAGTTAAACCAAATTTCCCACGTCCCCATGTT
The window above is part of the Erysipelothrix sp. HDW6C genome. Proteins encoded here:
- a CDS encoding oligopeptide/dipeptide ABC transporter ATP-binding protein; translated protein: MTISKDKVILKVEHLQKYFPIKKTSVFQRTQEYVKANKNITIDILEGETLGLVGESGCGKSTFGRTLIQLYDQTGGDTLYYGETIEGMMPNYVKKVYTSIPKVFPDHAKDKANLDALKVAAKTASGDAFLTSNEALRVARIDYDTKYGNIFRLAGGLLTHSNLDEVTKLLVAQYEKGSAVANLHLKIDAEEQRAKATGVASKTVDGLKKEFEAASVANDAAKQDVQKLKDTLVNNTDFDKFESKLDNGIDLSSLTKKEIRLLRKDLQIIFQDPYSSLDPRLTVGNIIGEGLIAHKIFPNNKSKEYNDYIIDIMEKCGLDAKFIHRYPHQFSGGQRQRIGIARALALNPKFIVCDEAVSALDVSIQSQVINLLQDLKEENNLTYLFITHDLGVVRYISDRIGVMYFGNLVELAPAEEIFSNPQHPYTKALLAAIPRMKSEEEEIQKILEETHDSRFDFTYKETGEADKDWFEVSPDHFVACRLLKSDEEVSA
- a CDS encoding helix-turn-helix domain-containing protein, encoding MENYGSTFRELRQNKGYTLKEVAAGIMSVTALSNFENGISDIKSTNLFKLLFRIQVSTSEFLYTHDQFGNVDLNRIIQNIESARNSNEDAALTLRNLGTTYQTLYLRTQEKHFQYVAILCEYMADPECLSSGSKRVLQHYLLNVKRFDEFEFYLMQYLSEFFTTTELAALYTRMDKDITNLSPFTKTNRHHIYINRCFHLIRRSEVKLARLTLDAYKRIEPIPKIESIEKFILARFLDGLIQIAEGKSEGESLCRESLHAFSILDGFEDALAKLDSWIAFAKDLNMEGATV
- a CDS encoding helix-turn-helix domain-containing protein → MSNYGPTFRKLRIEKGFSSKEVAAGILSVTALANFENGASDIKFNKLIKLLNRICVDLAYFTYLSDDTASDDIHRILSEIMDLAHSDAISTYGTNRLYEKYRDLYQSTHESAHYLVSIYNNFSSGVDRVTPEEIAFYRNHIQSITMMNEFELYLMSATSEFFSIEELKDIDDRKSEDILSLPPSSIIEINHIYINQCFHYLRRNNVALAKHSIALLDALNLPKNFENSVSYFFRHFITGLVDILQGNMDGKKRCYQLLDVMETFPAYQPTIRQLHLWTEVIEKMYNDNNALNTGSK
- a CDS encoding ABC transporter ATP-binding protein, yielding MSLLEVKNLHTYFDTKRGLVKAVNGVSFKLEKGRTLGIVGESGSGKSQTAMSILKLFEPNQKIYEGEIILDGKVISELSENELRKYRGNEVSVIFQEPMTSLNPVLTVKRQISEVLILHRGMSKKEAYDRSLQLLEAVKITNAKNVLNSYPFQLSGGMSQRVMIAMALACNPKLLIADEPTTALDVIIQAEILKLMNDLKQNSDTSILFITHDLGVISQMADDVIVMYGGKIVEAAPILTIFNDAKHPYTKRLLAAFLKTDINSRKDVKNDALDFYEAENDVYDFENFRVNAVADTDWHQVGDNHFVACNLKK
- a CDS encoding ABC transporter permease, which produces MRKAFVMMKLKTKMLMTNTSALTGPLMAVGITILMRVLYGTMATDPEMLDYMFGMALSMGVSMNIGMGAVMMTALPLAEEKEKNTLRTLMTSSVNAKHFFIGSLLPPFLVTVAVNFLLVFVSGINIANINFIMFTALTVVASLISCVVGLVVGIYSKSQVNANNIMMPITLILAMLPTFSVFNESMATASRFIYTGMLSDMLKAFNLGEAYSLELVQIGVLIACTVISIGLFIYFYKKNGMESD
- a CDS encoding ABC transporter ATP-binding protein, which translates into the protein MNEIYQLNTKAKPSILQMKNVRKEFNNHVALKDISFEIGKGEIFGFLGPSGSGKTTTIKIATGQLGQTRGDAQVLGKDASTINEAIYEQIGIVTDTSGIYEKLSVYDNLKIFADLFKVEEDRIDVLLSKVGLEGHKKHQAGKLSKGQKQRLVLARAILHKPRLLFLDEPTSGLDPATANQIQDMFLELKGEGMSIFLTTHNMEEATKLCDKIALLNDGVIVEHGTPEEICLRHNQEKTFKVRLKNDDIVHLNESKEHIAILNQHLSEGNVETIHSCEPTLEEVFIKVSGRSLV